A genomic region of Lachnoclostridium edouardi contains the following coding sequences:
- the treP gene encoding PTS system trehalose-specific EIIBC component — protein sequence MGKYANEAKELLALVGGRENIAAVSHCMTRMRFVLNEPEKADIKKIEKMKVVKGSFTQSGQFQVIIGNTVADFYNDFTAAAGIEGVSKETVKQAAKKNQNVLQRIITALAEIFAPLIPAIITGGLILGFRNCIDSLYLFENGTKTLCDISQFWSGIDSFLWLIGEAVFHMLPVGICWSVTKKMGTTQMLGIVLGLTLVSGQLLNAYSVATTAAADIPAWNFGFFKVNMIGYQAQVLPAILAAFTLVYLEKFFRKITPQVVSMIVVPFCSLVLSVMAAHFLLGPIGWKIGTAISSVVYAGITGPLKILFGAFFGFIYAPLVITGLHHMSNAIDLQLIADYEGTMLWPMIALSNIAQGSAVLGMIFLQRKNAEAQEVNVPAGISCYLGVTEPAIFGVNLKYGFPFICGMIGSACAAVLCVATNTTANAIGVGGLPGILSIQTKYMGSFAICMAVAVAVPFILTVIVGKKKLISKEKEPENEKSADNGTTVELKAFLKGKVIPLKDVNDGVFSEGIMGEGVAIIPENEILYAPADGKVTVVMPDSCHACGLLMENGAELLLHIGIDTVDMQGDGFEYLIKEGDTVKAGDPLIRFSREKIKKAGHPDVTVCIITDCGEDKKIKFYTDIEAEEKTTVIGSIGE from the coding sequence ATGGGCAAGTATGCTAATGAGGCAAAGGAACTTCTGGCTCTTGTGGGAGGCAGAGAAAATATTGCCGCAGTTTCACATTGCATGACAAGAATGCGCTTTGTACTTAATGAGCCGGAAAAGGCAGATATTAAAAAAATTGAAAAGATGAAGGTGGTAAAGGGAAGTTTCACCCAGTCAGGTCAGTTTCAGGTGATTATTGGAAATACTGTGGCAGATTTTTATAACGATTTTACTGCCGCCGCAGGTATTGAAGGCGTGTCTAAGGAGACAGTTAAGCAGGCGGCGAAGAAAAACCAAAATGTACTGCAGAGAATTATCACTGCTCTTGCAGAAATATTTGCGCCTCTGATTCCGGCTATTATTACAGGCGGTTTGATTTTAGGCTTCCGCAACTGTATTGACAGCTTATATTTATTTGAAAACGGAACGAAAACCTTATGTGATATCAGCCAGTTTTGGTCTGGAATCGACAGCTTCTTATGGCTGATTGGAGAAGCGGTATTTCATATGCTGCCGGTTGGAATCTGCTGGTCCGTGACGAAAAAAATGGGCACTACACAGATGCTTGGAATTGTACTTGGACTTACTTTAGTCTCCGGGCAGCTTCTGAACGCTTACAGCGTTGCTACAACTGCGGCTGCTGATATTCCGGCGTGGAATTTTGGGTTTTTTAAGGTGAACATGATTGGATATCAGGCTCAGGTGCTGCCGGCAATTTTGGCGGCGTTTACTTTGGTGTATTTGGAAAAGTTTTTCCGGAAAATTACGCCTCAGGTAGTGTCCATGATTGTAGTGCCTTTCTGCAGCCTTGTGCTTTCTGTAATGGCGGCCCATTTTTTACTGGGACCTATTGGCTGGAAAATAGGAACAGCGATTTCCTCAGTAGTGTACGCCGGCATTACAGGGCCTTTGAAAATTTTGTTCGGAGCGTTTTTCGGATTTATATATGCACCCCTTGTTATTACAGGACTGCACCACATGTCCAATGCTATTGATTTACAGTTGATTGCAGACTACGAAGGAACTATGCTGTGGCCTATGATCGCCCTGTCTAATATTGCCCAGGGATCTGCTGTTTTAGGAATGATTTTTCTCCAGCGCAAAAATGCCGAAGCACAGGAGGTCAATGTGCCGGCTGGAATTTCCTGTTATCTGGGGGTTACGGAACCTGCTATTTTTGGTGTTAATCTGAAGTACGGATTTCCGTTTATCTGCGGCATGATCGGCTCTGCCTGCGCCGCGGTTCTGTGCGTGGCAACTAATACTACAGCCAATGCAATCGGCGTTGGAGGACTTCCGGGAATTTTATCTATTCAGACAAAATACATGGGTAGTTTCGCTATATGTATGGCCGTAGCAGTGGCAGTTCCGTTTATTTTAACTGTAATTGTAGGAAAGAAGAAACTTATATCAAAAGAAAAGGAACCTGAAAATGAGAAAAGCGCAGATAATGGAACAACAGTAGAGTTAAAGGCTTTTCTTAAAGGAAAGGTAATTCCGTTAAAGGATGTAAATGACGGCGTATTCTCAGAAGGAATAATGGGGGAAGGAGTTGCTATTATTCCGGAAAATGAAATTTTATATGCCCCGGCAGACGGAAAAGTAACTGTGGTGATGCCGGATTCCTGTCACGCCTGCGGACTTCTCATGGAAAATGGGGCAGAGCTTTTGCTTCATATTGGAATTGACACAGTAGATATGCAGGGAGACGGATTTGAGTATTTAATAAAAGAAGGGGATACGGTAAAAGCAGGCGATCCATTAATCCGCTTCAGCCGTGAAAAAATCAAAAAGGCGGGCCACCCTGATGTGACGGTCTGCATAATTACCGACTGTGGGGAAGATAAAAAGATTAAGTTTTACACTGACATAGAGGCAGAGGAAAAGACTACTGTAATTGGAAGTATTGGAGAATAA
- the treC gene encoding alpha,alpha-phosphotrehalase, with translation MADFSEKVIYQIYPKSFKDSNGDGLGDILGILEKLDYLKELGVDYLWLTPVFLSPQKDNGYDVADYRKIDSRFGSMEDLEKLIEKSNEKGMGIMLDMVFNHTSTAHEWFQKALNGEREYQDYYIFKEGSPDCPPTNWQSKFGGSAWEYVESLGKWYLHLFDVTQADLNWENPKVREELKGVIRFWKEKGIKGFRFDVVNLISKPEIFENDTVGDGRRFYTDGPHVHEYLKELVKDTEIEDFVTVGEMSSTSLEHCIRYSAPWEKELSMCFNFHHLKIDYKNGNKWELMEPDFMELKQLFQKWQVGMERGDGWNALFWCNHDQPRIVSRLGSEGKYWKESAKMLAGMIHFMRGTPYIYQGEEIGMTNPHYTSIEQYKDVESLNYYKILLQEGKTSAQALKILAARSRDNSRTPMQWTDSKNCGFSQAEPWLSVSDNISKINVFSQQKDESSILSFYKKLIVLRKEKKLISKGKIEFLENENKNVLAYKRTWADKALVVCCNLRETESRMDMDCRWKDYKKVIGNYNNELPCVQDNKITLQPYEFLVLEGNE, from the coding sequence ATGGCAGATTTTAGTGAAAAGGTGATTTACCAGATTTACCCTAAATCATTTAAGGATTCAAATGGAGACGGTTTAGGAGACATTTTGGGAATCCTGGAAAAATTAGATTATTTAAAAGAGCTGGGCGTGGATTATTTATGGCTGACCCCTGTATTTCTTTCCCCACAGAAAGATAATGGCTATGATGTGGCAGATTACAGAAAAATTGATTCCCGATTTGGAAGTATGGAAGACTTGGAAAAACTAATTGAAAAAAGCAATGAAAAGGGAATGGGGATCATGCTGGACATGGTATTTAACCATACTTCCACTGCCCATGAATGGTTTCAAAAAGCATTAAACGGGGAGAGAGAGTATCAGGACTACTATATTTTTAAGGAGGGATCCCCTGACTGTCCGCCTACCAACTGGCAGTCTAAGTTTGGCGGCTCTGCATGGGAATATGTGGAAAGCCTGGGAAAATGGTATCTTCATTTATTTGATGTGACCCAAGCTGATTTAAACTGGGAAAATCCTAAAGTGAGAGAGGAATTAAAGGGAGTAATTCGTTTCTGGAAAGAAAAAGGCATAAAAGGTTTCCGGTTTGATGTGGTAAATCTGATTTCCAAACCTGAAATTTTTGAAAATGATACAGTGGGAGACGGAAGGCGTTTTTATACTGACGGTCCTCATGTACATGAATACTTAAAAGAGCTTGTGAAAGATACTGAAATAGAGGATTTTGTAACTGTAGGTGAGATGTCCTCCACCTCTCTGGAGCACTGTATCCGCTATTCTGCACCTTGGGAAAAAGAGTTATCTATGTGCTTTAACTTCCATCATTTAAAAATAGATTATAAAAACGGAAATAAGTGGGAGCTTATGGAGCCTGATTTTATGGAGCTGAAACAATTATTCCAAAAGTGGCAGGTGGGAATGGAAAGGGGAGATGGATGGAACGCGTTATTCTGGTGCAACCATGACCAGCCCCGCATTGTTTCCAGGCTGGGCAGCGAAGGAAAGTATTGGAAGGAATCTGCAAAAATGCTGGCTGGCATGATTCATTTTATGAGGGGCACGCCGTATATTTATCAGGGCGAGGAAATCGGCATGACAAACCCCCACTATACATCTATAGAACAATATAAGGATGTGGAAAGCCTGAATTATTATAAAATTCTTTTGCAGGAAGGGAAAACAAGCGCCCAGGCCCTGAAAATTCTGGCCGCCAGATCAAGGGATAACAGCCGCACGCCTATGCAGTGGACAGATAGTAAAAACTGCGGCTTCTCCCAGGCAGAACCGTGGCTTTCTGTTTCAGACAATATTTCCAAAATCAATGTTTTCAGCCAACAAAAAGATGAAAGCTCTATTTTATCCTTTTATAAAAAATTAATTGTGCTGCGCAAAGAGAAAAAACTGATCTCAAAAGGAAAAATCGAATTTTTAGAAAATGAAAATAAGAATGTTCTGGCCTATAAAAGAACATGGGCAGATAAAGCGCTGGTTGTATGCTGCAATCTGCGGGAAACAGAAAGCAGAATGGATATGGACTGCAGGTGGAAGGACTATAAAAAGGTTATTGGAAATTATAATAATGAGCTTCCCTGTGTACAGGATAATAAAATTACGCTGCAGCCATATGAGTTTTTAGTTTTAGAAGGAAATGAGTAG
- a CDS encoding carbohydrate kinase family protein → MAVNVTLGNGENPRYDITTFGEILIDFTSQGLNEDGQMIFARNPGGAPANVAVAAGKLGARTAFMGKAGKDMHGEFLRSVLNKEQVNTQGLILDEKYFTTLAFVNINEAGERTFSFARKPGADTRIEKEELSVDVLDYTNIFHVGSLSLTDQPARDTTFYAVKRAKSNGSIISYDPNYRASLWENEETAKHHMRSLIPHVDIMKISDEEVELLTDCKNVQDGAKELCRQGVKIAAVTLGSQGAYIHCKEGGCIVPGFASHVVDTNGAGDSFWGGFLYKVSTSGKRPDELSLETLAEYVRFGNAVASLCVEGRGAIPAMPDLLQVEKRLSL, encoded by the coding sequence ATGGCTGTAAATGTAACTTTAGGAAATGGAGAAAATCCCAGATATGATATTACAACATTTGGAGAAATACTAATAGATTTTACTTCTCAGGGGCTGAATGAGGACGGTCAGATGATATTTGCCCGCAATCCTGGAGGCGCGCCGGCAAATGTTGCTGTTGCGGCGGGAAAGCTGGGAGCGCGAACTGCCTTTATGGGTAAGGCGGGAAAAGATATGCATGGAGAATTTCTGCGCAGTGTGCTTAATAAGGAACAGGTGAATACTCAGGGGCTGATTTTAGATGAAAAATATTTTACAACCTTAGCATTTGTAAATATAAATGAAGCCGGTGAGCGTACCTTTTCCTTTGCCAGAAAGCCGGGAGCTGATACCAGGATTGAAAAAGAAGAGCTTTCTGTGGATGTGCTGGACTACACAAATATTTTCCATGTAGGGTCCTTGTCCCTGACAGACCAGCCGGCCAGAGATACTACATTTTATGCAGTAAAAAGGGCAAAAAGCAATGGCAGCATTATTTCATATGATCCTAATTACAGGGCTTCTTTGTGGGAGAATGAAGAAACGGCGAAACATCATATGAGAAGTCTGATCCCCCATGTGGACATTATGAAAATCTCCGATGAAGAGGTAGAGCTTTTAACAGATTGTAAAAATGTTCAGGACGGGGCAAAGGAATTATGTCGCCAGGGAGTGAAAATTGCAGCCGTTACCCTTGGAAGTCAAGGGGCTTATATTCACTGTAAAGAGGGTGGATGTATAGTTCCAGGCTTTGCAAGTCATGTTGTGGATACTAATGGTGCAGGAGATTCATTCTGGGGAGGATTTTTATATAAAGTCAGCACATCAGGGAAAAGGCCAGATGAGCTTTCTCTGGAAACGCTGGCTGAGTATGTGCGGTTTGGAAATGCTGTAGCCAGTCTTTGCGTAGAGGGAAGGGGAGCCATACCGGCCATGCCTGATCTTTTGCAGGTAGAAAAAAGATTATCCCTGTAA
- a CDS encoding metalloregulator ArsR/SmtB family transcription factor, with amino-acid sequence MSQYQLPHNHGEHRPELINTLLHTKDFQLVSSIFKLLSDPSRLRIFWLLCHHEECVINISALMNMSSPAVAHHLKLLKDSGLLEYRRDGKEVYYKAAALETPKALHTMIETMIEISRIFSVLYDLYDLPQDLCLTYYRLKVLELLLFLIRLKPDQEKQLNQYYSEQVEQIKDIHKLLTENLQKRYTIQELSKKYLINTSTLKSIFNAVYGQPIASYMKEYRLKKAMELLITTNCTIAEAAAFIGYENQGKFTKAFKEYKHMLPKEYRKKH; translated from the coding sequence ATGTCCCAATATCAGTTGCCCCACAACCATGGAGAGCACAGACCAGAGCTTATAAATACCCTTTTGCACACTAAGGATTTTCAGTTGGTATCATCTATTTTTAAATTGCTCTCTGATCCCAGCCGCCTCCGTATTTTCTGGCTTCTCTGCCACCACGAGGAGTGCGTTATTAATATTTCTGCTTTAATGAATATGAGCAGCCCTGCTGTTGCCCATCATTTAAAGCTTTTAAAGGACAGCGGACTTTTAGAATACCGCCGGGACGGAAAAGAAGTCTATTATAAGGCCGCTGCCTTAGAAACTCCTAAGGCTCTGCATACTATGATAGAAACAATGATAGAAATTTCCCGTATTTTCTCAGTATTATATGATTTATATGATTTGCCCCAGGACCTTTGCCTTACCTATTACCGGCTGAAGGTCCTGGAGCTGCTCCTATTTCTAATCCGCCTGAAGCCGGACCAGGAAAAGCAGCTGAATCAATATTATTCTGAGCAAGTAGAACAAATTAAAGATATCCATAAACTTTTAACTGAGAATCTTCAAAAGCGTTATACGATTCAGGAATTATCAAAGAAATATCTTATTAATACCTCCACCCTGAAAAGCATTTTCAACGCTGTTTACGGCCAGCCTATTGCCTCCTACATGAAAGAATATCGGCTTAAAAAGGCTATGGAGCTGCTGATTACCACAAACTGCACCATCGCTGAAGCTGCCGCCTTCATTGGATACGAAAATCAGGGGAAATTTACAAAGGCCTTTAAAGAATACAAACATATGCTTCCAAAAGAGTACCGCAAAAAACATTAA
- a CDS encoding cation transporter, with the protein MKKTYKIEVDCANCANLMEAAAKKTAGVKEATVNFMTQKMIVEFEEGAEVKSVMRDVLKACKKVEPDCEIEI; encoded by the coding sequence ATGAAGAAAACTTACAAAATTGAAGTAGACTGCGCCAATTGCGCAAATCTTATGGAGGCTGCCGCAAAGAAAACAGCAGGCGTAAAAGAAGCCACAGTGAACTTTATGACGCAGAAAATGATTGTAGAGTTTGAGGAAGGCGCAGAAGTAAAATCAGTTATGAGGGATGTATTAAAAGCCTGCAAAAAGGTAGAACCAGACTGTGAAATTGAAATTTAA
- the sdaAA gene encoding L-serine ammonia-lyase, iron-sulfur-dependent, subunit alpha has translation MEFDFNYCSVSSLTAAAKKAGCSISHLVLKQQAVQMEQTEEQIFCHMEKNYEVMAACISPGSQEDLRSTSGLTGGSAYKMKQVHLSGNSLTGSLMSGALYRALAVSELNAAMGRIVAAPTAGSCGILPAAILTMEQEQKCSRKDCIMSLFTASAVGMVIANNASLAGAQGGCQAECGSAAAMAAAAIVELAGGTPEMVEQAVAIALKNILGLVCDPVAGLVEIPCIKRNASGVAGAFVAAELAIAGIESAIPADEVIWAMKKVGDAMSSSLKETAEGGLAATPTGKKLHQQVFGSFDGSSDKASGCSFCKGCSS, from the coding sequence ATGGAATTTGATTTTAATTATTGCTCTGTATCTTCTCTCACTGCCGCGGCAAAAAAAGCAGGCTGTTCCATTTCCCATTTAGTTTTAAAACAGCAGGCCGTGCAGATGGAGCAGACAGAAGAGCAGATATTTTGTCATATGGAGAAAAATTATGAGGTAATGGCAGCCTGTATTTCCCCGGGAAGCCAGGAAGATCTGCGCAGCACCAGCGGTTTAACTGGAGGCAGCGCATATAAGATGAAGCAAGTTCATTTATCGGGAAATAGTCTGACAGGCTCCCTTATGTCAGGAGCCTTGTACAGGGCATTAGCAGTGTCTGAGTTAAATGCCGCTATGGGCCGGATTGTGGCTGCCCCCACAGCGGGCAGCTGCGGGATTCTTCCGGCTGCTATATTGACTATGGAACAGGAGCAAAAATGTTCCCGGAAAGATTGTATTATGTCTCTATTTACAGCTTCTGCAGTTGGAATGGTTATTGCCAACAACGCCTCTTTAGCCGGCGCTCAGGGAGGCTGTCAGGCAGAGTGCGGGTCTGCAGCCGCTATGGCCGCCGCCGCTATTGTTGAACTGGCGGGAGGCACGCCGGAAATGGTAGAGCAGGCAGTAGCTATTGCCTTAAAAAATATTTTAGGGCTTGTGTGCGACCCTGTAGCAGGGCTTGTGGAAATTCCCTGTATTAAGAGAAACGCCTCTGGTGTTGCAGGGGCCTTTGTGGCCGCGGAGCTGGCTATTGCAGGCATTGAAAGCGCAATTCCTGCCGACGAGGTTATATGGGCCATGAAAAAGGTGGGGGACGCCATGTCCTCCTCTTTGAAAGAAACTGCAGAAGGCGGCCTGGCCGCCACACCTACTGGCAAAAAGCTTCACCAGCAGGTATTTGGCTCCTTTGACGGATCTTCAGATAAAGCTTCAGGCTGTTCTTTCTGCAAAGGATGCAGCAGTTAG
- the sdaAB gene encoding L-serine ammonia-lyase, iron-sulfur-dependent subunit beta — protein MNVFDILGPVMIGPSSSHTAGAARIGRITRALLGSPAVQAKILLHGSFAKTYRGHGTDKALIAGIMGMTTDDERIRFSPELAEKSGLKVEITTGEIEGAHPNTAQITLTNDQGRTVSLQGSSIGGGNIIVNKVNGMEVCITGQYTTLIVLHRDAPGTIASVTEVVAEAGANICNFRLSRQEKGGDAVMTIELEGSIDCSLNQKIKHLPNIYSSTMLEPI, from the coding sequence ATGAATGTTTTTGATATTCTGGGACCAGTAATGATCGGCCCTTCCAGCTCCCACACTGCCGGAGCAGCCAGAATCGGACGTATTACCAGAGCTCTTTTAGGCTCTCCGGCTGTGCAGGCAAAAATCCTTCTGCACGGATCCTTTGCCAAAACATATAGGGGGCATGGTACTGACAAGGCCTTAATTGCCGGTATTATGGGAATGACAACTGATGATGAGAGAATTCGTTTCTCTCCTGAATTAGCTGAGAAATCAGGATTAAAGGTGGAGATTACCACTGGAGAAATTGAAGGGGCACATCCCAACACTGCACAAATTACTTTAACAAATGACCAGGGACGTACTGTCAGCCTGCAGGGCAGCAGTATAGGCGGAGGAAATATTATTGTAAATAAGGTAAACGGCATGGAGGTCTGTATTACAGGTCAATACACCACTCTAATTGTGCTTCACCGGGACGCGCCGGGCACGATTGCTTCTGTTACCGAGGTGGTCGCTGAGGCAGGAGCCAATATCTGCAATTTCCGGCTGTCCAGACAGGAAAAGGGCGGGGATGCAGTTATGACTATAGAGCTGGAGGGCTCTATTGACTGTTCCTTAAATCAGAAAATTAAACATCTGCCTAATATTTACTCCAGCACTATGCTGGAGCCTATATAA
- a CDS encoding linear amide C-N hydrolase — MCTAITLKTSDNHYFLGRTMDFSYPLDPSIYIVPKNYKWDNILNTCRFQNDYSFIGIGQDISPVVFADGVNEKGFAAASLYFPGYASYDSFESGEKQVQGSSGPSVAAIELVRFLLSFCSSVQEAASLLQTVQIVGTTDAVTNSVAPLHWITADSSGSCMVIEKTRTGLHLWNNPVGVLSNSPDFSWHMTNLRNYMNIQPVQTENQQWSSVDLSPFGQGAGTFGLPGDYTPPSRFVRAAYLKSHIVPPETWEEGVLSGFHIMENLSLPKGAVITSRNTVDYTQYKAFINLSTRTYYFSTYNNPQIFSASLSDISFNGADLVSLGKLQRPAAFTNIKN; from the coding sequence ATGTGCACAGCAATTACTTTAAAAACATCTGACAATCACTATTTTTTAGGCCGCACCATGGATTTTTCTTATCCTTTAGACCCTTCTATTTATATTGTTCCTAAAAATTATAAATGGGACAATATTTTAAACACCTGCCGTTTTCAAAATGATTATTCCTTTATAGGCATTGGACAGGATATTTCCCCTGTAGTTTTTGCCGATGGAGTAAATGAAAAGGGCTTTGCCGCAGCATCCTTGTATTTCCCCGGTTACGCCTCATACGATTCTTTTGAATCCGGCGAAAAACAGGTTCAAGGTTCCTCCGGCCCTTCTGTGGCTGCCATTGAGCTTGTACGTTTTTTACTAAGCTTCTGTTCCTCTGTTCAGGAGGCTGCTTCCCTGCTGCAGACTGTTCAGATTGTGGGTACAACAGATGCCGTCACCAATTCTGTGGCTCCCCTCCACTGGATTACAGCAGATTCATCAGGCAGCTGCATGGTAATTGAAAAAACCAGAACCGGCCTTCATCTCTGGAATAATCCTGTAGGCGTACTGTCCAACAGTCCTGATTTTTCATGGCATATGACTAATCTGCGCAATTATATGAATATTCAGCCTGTCCAGACGGAAAATCAGCAGTGGAGCAGCGTAGATTTATCTCCATTTGGCCAGGGCGCCGGCACCTTCGGCCTTCCCGGGGATTATACCCCTCCCTCCAGATTTGTAAGAGCCGCTTATTTAAAAAGCCATATTGTTCCTCCTGAAACATGGGAAGAGGGAGTTCTCTCTGGCTTTCACATTATGGAAAACTTATCCCTCCCTAAAGGAGCTGTTATTACAAGCAGAAATACTGTGGACTATACTCAATATAAGGCCTTTATTAATCTTTCCACCAGAACATATTACTTCAGCACTTATAATAATCCTCAGATTTTTTCTGCCTCATTGTCAGACATATCTTTTAACGGCGCAGATTTAGTCTCTTTAGGTAAACTCCAGCGGCCTGCTGCATTTACAAACATAAAAAATTAA
- a CDS encoding D-serine ammonia-lyase, with translation MKQEMEYYMDTIPEVGLAARGKETLWLNPNKTGQNTQADVEISSLKIRDAGERLKRFAPYIQKVFPETSKSEGIIESELREIPEMKKNLNIKWNAGISGKLLLKMDSHLPISGSVKARGGIYEILKYAEQLALLAGLLSPEEDYSKLAGPEFRKFFGQYKIQVGSTGNLGLSIGIISAKLGFQVIVHMSADARQWKKDLLRSKGVQVIEYKSDYGAAVAQGRKESDSDPMSYFVDDENSEDLFLGYAVAGERVKRQLEEMKIQVDREHPLFVYLPCGIGGAPGGVAYGLKQIYGNHVHCFFTEPVQACCMLFGMATGLHHKVCVQDFGISGKTEADGLAVGRPSAFVGKLMEKYVSGISTIEDKKLYQLMKDLMETENIFIEPSACASFAVFLQGEGFRQYIENEGLTNYMEQAVHIAWATGGNMVPEKEAKAYLAAGEEFHKEVF, from the coding sequence ATGAAACAGGAGATGGAATACTATATGGACACAATCCCGGAGGTTGGCTTAGCTGCCAGAGGAAAGGAGACGCTGTGGCTGAATCCTAATAAGACAGGGCAGAATACACAGGCAGATGTGGAGATATCCAGCCTGAAAATCAGGGACGCCGGGGAAAGATTAAAGCGATTTGCCCCATATATACAAAAAGTATTTCCTGAGACCAGTAAATCAGAAGGCATTATTGAATCTGAATTAAGAGAAATACCTGAGATGAAGAAAAATTTAAATATAAAATGGAACGCAGGAATTTCAGGAAAATTACTTTTAAAAATGGACAGCCATCTGCCAATATCCGGATCAGTAAAAGCCAGAGGAGGAATTTATGAGATTTTAAAATATGCAGAGCAGCTGGCGCTTTTGGCCGGTTTATTAAGCCCTGAGGAGGATTACAGCAAGCTGGCTGGGCCGGAGTTTAGAAAGTTTTTCGGCCAATATAAAATACAGGTTGGCTCTACTGGCAATTTAGGACTTAGTATTGGAATTATAAGTGCTAAGCTGGGATTTCAGGTGATTGTACATATGTCGGCGGATGCTAGGCAGTGGAAAAAGGACCTTTTAAGAAGCAAGGGAGTGCAGGTAATAGAATATAAGTCTGACTATGGCGCGGCTGTCGCTCAAGGGAGGAAGGAATCTGATTCAGATCCTATGAGCTATTTTGTGGATGATGAAAATTCAGAAGATTTATTCCTGGGATATGCAGTTGCAGGAGAAAGAGTAAAAAGGCAGCTGGAGGAGATGAAAATACAGGTAGACAGGGAGCATCCTTTGTTTGTGTATCTGCCCTGCGGAATTGGGGGAGCTCCGGGAGGGGTGGCTTATGGTTTAAAGCAGATTTACGGCAATCATGTACATTGCTTTTTTACAGAGCCTGTGCAGGCATGTTGTATGTTGTTTGGAATGGCTACAGGTCTGCACCATAAGGTTTGCGTTCAGGACTTCGGAATCAGCGGGAAAACAGAGGCGGACGGTCTGGCTGTAGGACGGCCTTCTGCTTTTGTAGGAAAGCTGATGGAAAAATACGTCAGTGGAATCAGCACTATTGAGGATAAAAAGCTGTACCAGCTGATGAAGGATCTTATGGAGACAGAAAATATTTTTATAGAACCGTCGGCATGTGCCTCCTTTGCCGTATTTCTGCAAGGGGAAGGCTTCAGGCAATATATAGAAAATGAAGGGCTGACAAATTATATGGAGCAGGCTGTTCACATTGCCTGGGCCACAGGAGGAAATATGGTTCCTGAAAAAGAGGCAAAGGCATATTTAGCTGCCGGCGAAGAATTTCATAAGGAGGTATTTTGA